One window of Thermacetogenium phaeum DSM 12270 genomic DNA carries:
- a CDS encoding histidinol-phosphatase HisJ family protein — protein sequence MKNRKVVPYAVTKSGCSAAFFGDYHLHSSFSSDAHDALHQICLQAVRLGLSEVGLTDHLSLFPQDPNYNFLNRLYSAYFEAVDECRQQFKDSLTIFLGAEVDYHPHYEDEICVFLHHHPFDYVIVSVHYVDRLSLTDARFYLSRHPEVGIRQYVDTLKRAVLLPGLAVLGHLDWIKRGWRQYWRDFPYKPELLLEAGLDQALQVLVARGGLLEINTSGIRRGVGEPFPGEVLLSRYRELGGRYCVLGSDAHNASELAHSFHEGVTLARRVGLEVVSPLRHQKRVSEKAINHSVFHQSSIKTFKEVDERHG from the coding sequence TTGAAAAATCGTAAGGTTGTTCCCTATGCTGTCACTAAAAGCGGCTGTAGTGCCGCTTTTTTTGGTGATTACCATCTTCATTCTTCATTTTCTTCAGACGCTCACGATGCCCTGCACCAGATCTGCCTGCAAGCCGTTCGTCTCGGGCTGAGTGAAGTGGGGCTCACCGATCATTTAAGTCTTTTTCCGCAAGACCCAAATTATAATTTCCTTAACCGGTTATATTCTGCTTATTTCGAAGCTGTAGACGAATGCCGACAACAGTTTAAGGATTCTCTTACGATTTTCCTCGGAGCCGAAGTGGACTATCATCCTCACTACGAGGACGAAATTTGTGTGTTTCTCCACCATCACCCCTTCGATTATGTGATTGTTTCTGTCCACTATGTTGATCGGCTTTCGCTGACAGATGCCAGGTTTTATCTCAGCCGTCATCCTGAGGTCGGCATTCGGCAATATGTGGATACCTTGAAGAGGGCAGTGCTGCTGCCGGGATTAGCTGTACTCGGCCATCTCGATTGGATTAAGAGGGGCTGGCGGCAGTACTGGCGAGACTTTCCCTACAAGCCGGAACTTCTCCTTGAGGCCGGCTTAGATCAGGCATTGCAAGTATTGGTAGCTAGGGGTGGATTGCTAGAAATTAACACATCTGGTATACGAAGGGGTGTAGGAGAACCCTTCCCAGGGGAAGTGCTTCTTTCCCGTTACCGGGAGCTTGGCGGGCGCTATTGTGTGTTGGGATCTGATGCTCACAATGCCTCGGAATTAGCTCACAGCTTCCATGAAGGGGTGACCCTAGCGCGCCGTGTCGGTCTAGAAGTTGTTTCACCCCTGAGGCATCAGAAGAGGGTTTCTGAGAAGGCGATCAATCATTCAGTTTTTCATCAATCATCAATAAAAACTTTCAAGGAGGTTGATGAAAGACATGGGTGA
- a CDS encoding inositol-3-phosphate synthase: protein MKDMGDREIRIAIAGVGNCACALLQGIALYASDKELMEEPIGLMHYDLGGYKPGDIKVVAAFDIDARKVGKPLREAIFAKPNCTKVFYSDVPDYPVIVQMGPVLDGFSEHMRNYPEDQTLVLADEEPVDVVKVLKESGAEILINYLPVGSEQATRFYAQACLDAGVGFINAMPVFIASDPAWAERFRERGIPIIGDDVKSQVGATITHRVLTKLFEDRGVKILRTYQLNFGGNTDFLNMLNRSRLKSKKKSKTQAVQAEMKEPLSDQNIHIGPSDYVPWLNDNKICHIRMEGLGFGKVPIELEVKLSVEDSPNSGGVIIDAIRCMKLALDRGSGGPLYAISAFTMKSPPIQYTDSEARKMVEAFIAGEEEERVFGAPSVAEPVGGKV, encoded by the coding sequence ATGAAAGACATGGGTGATCGGGAAATCAGGATTGCGATTGCCGGTGTGGGGAACTGTGCTTGTGCTTTGCTCCAGGGGATTGCCCTCTACGCCAGCGACAAAGAGTTGATGGAAGAGCCAATCGGGTTGATGCACTACGACCTTGGCGGCTACAAGCCAGGTGACATCAAGGTCGTGGCGGCCTTCGATATTGACGCCCGCAAAGTTGGCAAGCCGCTTCGGGAAGCGATTTTTGCCAAGCCCAATTGCACCAAGGTCTTCTATTCCGATGTCCCTGACTACCCGGTAATTGTGCAGATGGGACCTGTTCTCGACGGCTTCTCCGAACACATGAGGAACTATCCGGAAGACCAGACCTTAGTTCTCGCCGACGAAGAACCTGTCGATGTAGTGAAGGTCCTGAAAGAGTCGGGTGCGGAGATCTTGATCAACTACTTGCCCGTCGGTTCTGAGCAGGCGACAAGATTTTACGCCCAAGCCTGTTTGGATGCTGGGGTTGGTTTTATCAATGCGATGCCTGTGTTCATAGCTTCCGATCCTGCTTGGGCCGAGCGGTTCCGGGAAAGGGGAATCCCGATAATCGGTGATGATGTAAAGTCTCAGGTAGGAGCAACCATCACTCACCGTGTTCTGACGAAGCTCTTTGAGGATCGCGGGGTCAAAATTCTTAGAACCTACCAGTTGAATTTCGGTGGTAATACCGACTTCTTGAACATGCTCAACAGGAGCCGCCTCAAGTCTAAGAAGAAGTCGAAGACCCAGGCCGTACAAGCGGAGATGAAGGAGCCGTTGAGCGACCAGAACATCCACATTGGTCCCAGCGACTACGTTCCTTGGCTGAATGACAACAAGATTTGCCACATCCGGATGGAAGGTCTTGGCTTTGGCAAAGTGCCTATTGAGCTGGAAGTGAAGCTTTCTGTTGAGGATTCTCCCAATAGCGGAGGGGTTATCATTGATGCCATTCGTTGCATGAAACTTGCCCTCGACCGGGGTAGTGGTGGACCGCTTTACGCGATCTCTGCTTTCACCATGAAGTCGCCACCCATTCAGTATACTGATTCCGAAGCCCGGAAGATGGTCGAAGCCTTTATCGCTGGAGAAGAGGAGGAAAGGGTGTTTGGTGCTCCTTCTGTCGCTGAACCTGTCGGAGGGAAAGTCTGA